One segment of Brassica napus cultivar Da-Ae chromosome C3, Da-Ae, whole genome shotgun sequence DNA contains the following:
- the LOC106361086 gene encoding probable prolyl 4-hydroxylase 9, producing the protein MTSRLKSYKRKRLGLATVIAFCALCFLIGFYSSALLSQNVSGVRPRLRMLEMMKNGEVEEEEASSMPHGVTGDESVGSIPFQVLSWKPRALYFPNFATAEQCQAIIERAKVNLKPSALALRQGETAESTQGTRTSSGTFVSASEESTGALEFVEKKIARATMIPRTHGEAFNILRYELGQKYDSHYDVFNPAEYGPQTSQRIASFLLYLSDVEEGGETMFPFENGANMGDGYDYKQCVGLKVKPRKGDGLLFYSVFPNGTIDQTSLHGSCPVTKGEKWVATKWIRDQKQE; encoded by the exons ATGACGAGCAGATTGAAGAGCTACAAGAGGAAGAGGCTAGGGTTAGCCACAGTCATCGCCTTCTGTGCTCTCTGTTTCCTCATCGGCTTCTACTCTTCTGCTCTGCTTTCTCAG AATGTGTCTGGAGTTAGACCCAGGTTGAGAATGCTTGAGATGATGAAAAACGgtgaagtagaagaagaagaagcttcatcgATGCCTCATGGTGTTACTGGAGATGAATCCGTTGGGTCGATTCCGTTTCAG GTACTGAGTTGGAAGCCGAGGGCTTTATACTTTCCGAATTTCGCAACTGCAGAACAATGCCAAGCTATTATTGAGAGAGCAAAGGTTAATCTGAAACCTTCTGCTTTGgctctccggcaaggagaaacTGCCGAGAGCACTCAGGGCACTAGAACTAG CTCTGGAACTTTTGTTAGTGCTTCAGAAGAGAGTACTGGTGCTCTGGAATTTGTTGAAAAGAAAATCGCAAGAGCTACGATGATCCCAAGGACCCATGGAGAG GCATTCAATATTTTAAGGTATGAACTTGGCCAAAAGTATGATTCCCACTATGATGTTTTCAACCCAGCAGAATATGGACCACAAACAAGCCAAAGG ATTGCTTCCTTCCTATTGTACTTATCTGATGTAGAAGAAGGCGGTGAAACCATGTTCCCTTTTGAG AACGGTGCTAATATGGGCGATGGATATGATTACAAGCAATGTGTGGGGCTAAAAGTAAAACCTCGGAAAGGAGATGGTCTTCTTTTTTATTCAGTGTTTCCTAATGGAACAATTGATCAG ACTTCGCTTCACGGGAGTTGCCCGGTGACCAAAGGAGAGAAATGGGTAGCGACCAAATGGATCAGAGACCAAAAGCAAGAATAA
- the LOC106359770 gene encoding 40S ribosomal protein S29 — translation MGFASIWNSHPKKYGPGSRTCRVCGNSHGLIRKYGLNCCRQCFRSNAKEIGFIKYR, via the exons ATGGGTTTCGCTTCGATTTGGAACTCTCATCCCAAGAAGTACGGGCCTGGTTCCCGCACCTG CCGTGTTTGCGGAAACTCGCATGGGCTGATCAGGAAGTATGGTCTTAACTGCTGTAGACAGTGCTTCCGCAGCAACGCTAAAGAAATTGGATTCATTAAG TACCGTTAA
- the LOC106361087 gene encoding vacuolar protein sorting-associated protein 45 homolog isoform X1, translated as MEIAAMTKLMYQHESGLFDFRRTESSPLLLVIDKRDDPAMVHELIGLEDNKVDVRAIGGLSKDQQVQEVVLSSEQDAFFKANMYENFGDIGMNISRWPRVTKISRQ; from the exons ATGGAGATAGCGGCTATGACT AAATTGATGTATCAGCATGAAAGCGGTCTTTTCGATTTTAGACGGACTGAAAGCTCTCCGTTGCTGCTTGTAATTGACAAAAGAGATGACCCG GCAATGGTGCACGAACTCATAGGACTTGAGGATAATAAAGTTGACGTGAGAGCCATTGGAGGTCTTTCAAAAGATCAGCAAGTC CAGGAGGTGGTTTTATCATCAGAACAAGATGCATTCTTCAAAGCTaacatgtatgaaaattttggGGATATCGGAATGAACATCAGCAGGTGGCCAAGAGTAACAAAAATATCCAGACAGTAG
- the LOC106361087 gene encoding vacuolar protein sorting-associated protein 45 homolog isoform X2, whose product MEIAAMTKLMYQHESGLFDFRRTESSPLLLVIDKRDDPAMVHELIGLEDNKVDVRAIGGLSKDQQVEVVLSSEQDAFFKANMYENFGDIGMNISRWPRVTKISRQ is encoded by the exons ATGGAGATAGCGGCTATGACT AAATTGATGTATCAGCATGAAAGCGGTCTTTTCGATTTTAGACGGACTGAAAGCTCTCCGTTGCTGCTTGTAATTGACAAAAGAGATGACCCG GCAATGGTGCACGAACTCATAGGACTTGAGGATAATAAAGTTGACGTGAGAGCCATTGGAGGTCTTTCAAAAGATCAGCAAGTC GAGGTGGTTTTATCATCAGAACAAGATGCATTCTTCAAAGCTaacatgtatgaaaattttggGGATATCGGAATGAACATCAGCAGGTGGCCAAGAGTAACAAAAATATCCAGACAGTAG